The proteins below come from a single Tenuifilum thalassicum genomic window:
- a CDS encoding MGMT family protein, whose protein sequence is MNQLSNKNDNFFERVYEVTRLIPFGRVTSYGAIARYLGSARSARMVGWALNSSVNQKEWVPAHRVVNRNGLLTGKIHFPGQNTMKELLESEGIKVENNRVVNFEELFWDPNVELG, encoded by the coding sequence ATGAACCAATTATCGAATAAAAACGATAATTTTTTTGAAAGAGTATATGAGGTAACACGCCTAATACCCTTTGGAAGAGTAACCTCATATGGCGCAATAGCACGCTATTTAGGTTCCGCACGCTCTGCTCGAATGGTTGGATGGGCTCTTAATTCAAGTGTAAACCAAAAAGAATGGGTGCCGGCCCATAGAGTAGTAAATAGGAACGGACTGTTAACTGGAAAAATTCATTTCCCTGGCCAAAACACCATGAAAGAACTACTCGAATCGGAAGGGATTAAAGTTGAGAATAATCGGGTTGTAAATTTTGAAGAACTTTTCTGGGATCCAAACGTTGAATTGGGCTAA
- a CDS encoding DUF134 domain-containing protein, producing MPRKKCHRQICYSPETVLFKPAGKPTCSIGIIELELDELEAIRLADQQDLYHEDAAKQMGVSRQTFGRILEQARKKVATAIVNGMAIKINTNSSETSCVDTINE from the coding sequence ATGCCAAGAAAGAAATGTCATAGACAAATTTGCTATTCGCCAGAAACAGTGCTTTTTAAACCCGCTGGTAAGCCAACGTGTTCAATTGGTATTATTGAACTCGAGCTCGATGAGTTAGAGGCGATAAGGCTTGCCGACCAGCAAGACCTTTACCATGAAGATGCAGCAAAACAAATGGGTGTATCCCGACAAACCTTTGGGCGCATACTGGAGCAGGCACGTAAAAAAGTTGCCACGGCAATAGTTAACGGCATGGCTATCAAAATTAACACCAACAGCAGTGAAACAAGTTGCGTTGATACGATAAATGAATAG
- a CDS encoding TusE/DsrC/DsvC family sulfur relay protein, which produces MAEKVFAGVTVNVTEDGYLTDPNQWTKEIAVEIAKEEGIELTDKHFEVINFIREKTLNGESLTIRTIGKSGIVDTKGFYQLFPGAPLKKATKIAGVAKPSSCV; this is translated from the coding sequence ATGGCAGAAAAAGTATTTGCAGGTGTAACAGTTAATGTTACCGAAGATGGTTATCTAACCGATCCAAACCAGTGGACCAAAGAGATAGCAGTTGAGATTGCTAAAGAGGAAGGTATTGAACTAACGGATAAGCACTTTGAAGTAATCAATTTCATTCGTGAAAAAACTTTAAACGGTGAGTCGTTAACTATTAGAACTATTGGAAAATCAGGCATAGTTGATACCAAAGGATTTTATCAGCTTTTTCCTGGTGCCCCACTTAAGAAAGCAACCAAAATTGCTGGCGTAGCAAAACCATCGAGTTGTGTATAA
- a CDS encoding NifB/NifX family molybdenum-iron cluster-binding protein yields the protein MKIAVPTRENLVDEHFGHCEFYTIYTVENGSIVKKETLGSPQGCGCKSNIASDFQNMGVSLMLAGGIGAGAINVLAAHGVEVVRGCSGNVDKVVNDYLSGNLTDSGETCNHHGHHPEGHQHGHSCNH from the coding sequence ATGAAAATAGCAGTTCCAACAAGAGAAAACCTCGTAGATGAGCATTTTGGCCATTGCGAGTTTTATACCATTTATACAGTTGAAAATGGTAGTATAGTAAAAAAGGAAACCTTAGGCTCACCTCAAGGGTGTGGTTGCAAGTCGAATATTGCATCTGATTTCCAGAACATGGGTGTTTCTTTAATGCTTGCTGGAGGAATAGGTGCGGGAGCAATAAATGTTTTAGCAGCACATGGTGTAGAGGTGGTTAGAGGTTGTTCTGGCAATGTGGATAAGGTTGTAAATGATTACTTATCAGGTAACTTAACCGATTCGGGTGAAACTTGCAATCACCATGGTCACCATCCCGAGGGGCACCAACATGGGCACTCATGTAATCATTAA
- the trmB gene encoding tRNA (guanosine(46)-N7)-methyltransferase TrmB, with the protein MGKNKLKRFAENETFENLIQPSFDEVFNTDYPLKGNWNKQFFKNQNPIILELGCGKGEYSVGLARMFPNKNFIGIDIKGARLWRGAKTALEDGLKNVGFIRTRIDHIKSFFAPNEVDEIWVTFPDPQPRPSKATKRLTSSRFLNYYANFLKPNGVIHLKTDNQMLHQYTKALVEQNNLKMHVCTNDLYAEVSDDPILGIKTFYEQQFLEQGLPITYIKFELSHGGPFHEPIIE; encoded by the coding sequence GTGGGAAAGAATAAGCTTAAACGTTTTGCCGAAAACGAAACCTTTGAGAACTTAATACAACCATCATTTGACGAGGTTTTCAACACTGATTATCCGTTAAAAGGGAACTGGAATAAGCAGTTCTTTAAAAACCAAAATCCAATTATTCTTGAATTAGGCTGTGGAAAAGGAGAATATTCAGTTGGATTAGCACGTATGTTTCCAAATAAGAATTTTATAGGCATCGATATTAAAGGTGCACGATTATGGCGTGGTGCTAAAACAGCCTTAGAAGATGGTCTTAAAAATGTGGGATTCATAAGAACCCGAATTGACCATATTAAATCGTTCTTTGCTCCTAACGAAGTTGATGAAATTTGGGTAACTTTCCCCGACCCTCAACCACGCCCATCTAAGGCTACAAAGCGATTAACATCTAGCCGCTTTTTAAACTACTACGCAAATTTCTTAAAGCCTAATGGAGTTATCCATTTAAAAACCGACAACCAAATGCTTCACCAATACACAAAAGCTTTGGTGGAGCAAAATAACCTTAAGATGCATGTATGCACAAACGACCTTTACGCAGAAGTCTCCGATGATCCCATTTTAGGCATTAAAACCTTTTACGAACAACAATTCCTTGAACAGGGTTTACCAATTACCTATATAAAGTTTGAACTAAGTCACGGTGGTCCTTTCCATGAACCAATTATCGAATAA
- a CDS encoding DsrE/DsrF/DrsH-like family protein — translation MAEAKDHPIKKVMIICAKANLEDVYAALVMANGAVMEGIEAKVFFTFFGLDAITKKQMNKLHTATVGNPGLRMPGGLPFPTILGMLPGVEAGVSAMMKSTMEKLDIPPVDEFLELITAGGGEIYACKLAVEMFGLKREDFSEHVKDIITIGQFYELAAGEGTQIIFT, via the coding sequence ATGGCAGAAGCAAAAGATCACCCAATTAAAAAGGTGATGATTATATGCGCCAAAGCAAACCTCGAGGATGTTTATGCTGCTCTGGTTATGGCAAATGGCGCCGTGATGGAAGGAATTGAGGCTAAGGTATTCTTCACCTTCTTTGGCCTTGATGCAATCACAAAGAAACAAATGAACAAGTTGCACACTGCAACAGTTGGAAACCCTGGCTTACGTATGCCTGGCGGGTTACCCTTCCCTACTATACTTGGAATGCTTCCAGGTGTTGAGGCCGGTGTTTCGGCAATGATGAAAAGCACAATGGAAAAATTAGACATCCCTCCAGTTGATGAGTTTCTAGAACTTATCACAGCAGGTGGTGGTGAAATTTATGCTTGTAAGCTTGCCGTTGAGATGTTTGGCCTTAAAAGAGAAGACTTCAGCGAGCATGTTAAGGATATTATCACCATTGGCCAATTCTACGAATTAGCAGCTGGTGAAGGCACACAAATTATCTTCACCTAA
- a CDS encoding PSP1 domain-containing protein encodes MEKIHTPRGTDISLNEITDHGTCSNCCSKLGVYDWVQDLPDTMQVHDVIEVQFKNTRKGFYRNVNNITLKKGDIVAVEASPGHDIGVVSLTGWLVERQMKRMGIDPKTAELKKVYRRAKKADIEKWVEAMSLEHDTMLKSRKIAEDLKLDMKIGDVEYQGDKTKAIFYYIADERVDFRELIKVLADRFKIRVEMRQIGARQEAGRIGGIGTCGRELCCSTWIAHFESVTTNSAKAQELSLNPQKLAGQCGKLKCCLNYELASYLDARKEFPEGNIQLETKDATYYHFKTDIFKRSMWFGSQPSSSVNLLEIPVDRVNEIIELNKQGIKPDTLLDSSLAPKTEVIDIDFTDGLEDDNSLTRFDKKRSKPKLKKRRKSKNQNKSNRNGKR; translated from the coding sequence ATGGAGAAAATACATACCCCAAGGGGAACAGATATCAGTTTAAACGAAATAACCGATCATGGAACCTGCTCAAATTGCTGTTCAAAACTAGGTGTTTATGATTGGGTTCAGGACTTGCCCGATACCATGCAGGTGCATGATGTTATTGAGGTGCAGTTTAAAAACACCCGTAAAGGATTTTATAGAAATGTAAACAATATTACTCTAAAGAAAGGTGATATTGTTGCCGTTGAAGCATCCCCTGGGCACGATATTGGGGTTGTATCCCTTACTGGATGGCTGGTTGAGCGACAAATGAAACGTATGGGCATTGACCCTAAAACGGCTGAACTCAAAAAGGTATACCGTAGAGCTAAAAAGGCCGACATCGAAAAATGGGTTGAAGCCATGTCGCTTGAACACGACACCATGTTAAAATCACGCAAAATAGCCGAGGACCTTAAACTTGACATGAAAATAGGAGATGTTGAGTATCAAGGTGATAAAACTAAAGCAATTTTTTATTACATAGCAGATGAACGCGTTGATTTTAGAGAGCTTATAAAGGTTCTTGCAGATAGATTTAAGATAAGGGTTGAGATGAGGCAAATTGGTGCTAGGCAAGAAGCGGGTAGAATTGGTGGAATAGGAACATGTGGGCGTGAACTTTGCTGTTCGACATGGATTGCTCATTTTGAATCTGTTACCACAAACTCTGCTAAAGCACAGGAACTATCTCTTAATCCCCAAAAGTTGGCTGGACAATGTGGTAAGTTGAAGTGCTGCCTTAACTATGAGCTTGCCAGCTACCTTGATGCACGCAAAGAATTTCCCGAAGGGAACATTCAGCTGGAGACCAAAGATGCAACATACTATCACTTTAAAACAGATATTTTTAAACGCAGCATGTGGTTCGGCTCTCAACCCTCATCCTCGGTTAATCTTCTGGAAATCCCAGTTGATAGAGTAAACGAAATCATAGAGCTTAACAAACAAGGCATAAAGCCCGATACCCTTCTCGATTCTAGTTTGGCCCCAAAAACAGAAGTAATAGACATTGATTTTACCGATGGGCTTGAGGATGATAACAGCCTAACTCGCTTCGATAAGAAGCGCTCTAAACCTAAGTTGAAAAAGCGCAGAAAATCAAAAAATCAAAATAAATCGAATAGAAATGGAAAGCGTTAA
- a CDS encoding gliding motility lipoprotein GldH, with protein MESVKHFLFVTIFSVSLLSCSDNYVYNGYITLPNESWHVDSIAQFNVPVSDTLTYYNLFINIRNTTDYPYQNLYLFIDVKAPNGSAIRDTFECFLSDEHGNWYGKGSGSLRDNRFLYRKNVRFGTSGEYKVYLQQAMRVDELKGISEVGFRVELGDKN; from the coding sequence ATGGAAAGCGTTAAACACTTCCTCTTTGTCACAATATTTTCAGTTTCATTGCTATCTTGCTCAGACAACTACGTATATAATGGTTACATTACACTTCCTAATGAAAGTTGGCATGTAGACAGTATAGCTCAGTTTAATGTACCCGTTTCTGATACGCTCACTTACTACAATTTATTCATCAACATCAGAAATACAACTGATTATCCATATCAGAACTTATACCTCTTCATCGACGTTAAAGCGCCTAACGGTTCTGCTATCCGCGACACATTTGAGTGTTTCCTTTCTGATGAACATGGTAACTGGTATGGGAAGGGTTCGGGTAGTCTGCGCGACAATAGGTTCTTGTACCGCAAAAATGTCCGGTTTGGGACTAGTGGCGAATACAAGGTATACTTACAGCAAGCCATGCGTGTTGATGAGCTAAAGGGTATTTCCGAAGTTGGTTTTAGGGTTGAACTTGGTGATAAAAATTAA
- a CDS encoding DUF1573 domain-containing protein, which produces MKKLGLFILACTFGLTVMAQNSASRITFKETSFDYGLINEDDGVAYHSFEFTNTGTTPLIIHRVATSCGCTTPEWPRQPIAPGKSGSIKVGYNPAGRPGPFAKTITVYNNSATPTVVLHIKGKVKPHVKTIEEIYRTPVGDMIKFDKIHFALGRIYLGKTYTDTIKFLNVSSNPVVVKANTQGLNFLQVKTVPEKVKPKQIGSLVLTYNPDKRGDWGFVVDRFVLSVNDKAINRSPITITASIEEDFSKLSAKELENAPRVEFNTNHYDFGTVKQGDPVKYDFIMKNSGKSDLIIRKIKASCGCTTATPSQKVLKPGESTKISASFRTSGYSGRQGKTITVITNDPKNPTMILRLTGTVEKPN; this is translated from the coding sequence ATGAAAAAGTTAGGACTTTTTATTCTTGCCTGTACATTTGGACTTACAGTAATGGCACAAAATAGTGCTTCGAGAATTACATTTAAGGAGACCTCTTTTGATTACGGACTGATTAACGAGGACGATGGTGTTGCCTACCATTCGTTTGAGTTTACCAACACAGGCACCACACCATTAATCATTCACCGAGTAGCCACCTCATGTGGTTGTACAACACCTGAATGGCCAAGACAACCAATTGCTCCAGGAAAAAGCGGTTCAATAAAAGTTGGATACAATCCGGCAGGACGTCCAGGCCCGTTTGCCAAAACAATTACAGTTTACAATAACTCTGCAACTCCAACTGTTGTACTACACATTAAAGGTAAGGTAAAACCACACGTTAAAACTATTGAGGAGATTTATCGCACTCCTGTTGGCGACATGATAAAGTTTGATAAAATTCATTTTGCCCTAGGACGAATATATCTCGGGAAAACCTACACCGATACCATTAAATTCCTAAACGTATCATCGAATCCTGTAGTTGTTAAAGCCAATACTCAAGGCTTGAACTTTTTACAGGTTAAAACAGTTCCCGAGAAAGTTAAACCCAAACAAATAGGCTCTTTGGTTTTAACTTATAATCCCGACAAAAGAGGAGATTGGGGATTTGTGGTTGACCGCTTCGTTCTCTCTGTGAACGATAAAGCTATTAATAGAAGCCCTATTACCATTACAGCAAGCATTGAGGAAGATTTTTCAAAACTATCAGCCAAAGAGCTAGAAAATGCCCCTAGAGTAGAGTTTAACACAAACCACTACGATTTTGGAACAGTTAAACAGGGCGATCCTGTAAAGTATGACTTTATAATGAAGAATTCTGGAAAAAGCGATCTTATAATTAGAAAGATAAAAGCTAGCTGCGGTTGTACAACAGCCACTCCTTCTCAAAAGGTTTTAAAACCTGGTGAATCAACAAAAATTTCTGCTTCGTTCAGAACCTCAGGATATTCTGGTCGTCAAGGTAAAACAATTACTGTGATTACCAACGATCCTAAGAACCCAACAATGATTCTTCGCTTAACTGGAACCGTTGAAAAGCCAAACTAA
- a CDS encoding LuxE/PaaK family acyltransferase, producing MNADKIFTISSTDDFENQAIEIFNFQYQHVEVYRRYVDLLKIAPKTVDSISKIPFLPIQFFKSQKVIASGYTEEIVFTSSGTTGSETSRHYVASTELYKKSYLNGFQHFYGDVEEFCILALLPAYLERTGSSLVYMVDGLIKQSGNENGGFYLNQHDELIEKLKALDGAGQKCILIGVSFALLELAEKYNLNLQNTIVMETGGMKGRRKEIIRSELHEILTKAFGLKSIHSEYGMTELLSQAYSKGDGIFQCPPWMRILIRETNDPLSIAPIGASGGINIIDLANVYSCSFIQTQDLGRLHPDGSFEVLGRMDTAPIRGCNLLIYE from the coding sequence ATGAATGCTGACAAAATATTTACAATAAGTTCCACTGATGATTTTGAAAACCAAGCCATTGAAATATTCAATTTTCAATATCAACATGTAGAGGTTTATAGAAGGTATGTAGATTTACTTAAAATAGCCCCCAAAACAGTTGACAGTATTTCTAAAATCCCCTTTTTACCCATTCAATTTTTTAAAAGTCAAAAGGTTATAGCGAGTGGTTATACTGAAGAGATAGTTTTCACAAGTAGCGGTACAACAGGTTCAGAAACAAGCCGACATTACGTTGCAAGCACCGAACTATATAAAAAAAGCTATTTAAACGGGTTCCAACACTTTTACGGGGATGTTGAGGAGTTCTGTATCTTAGCCTTGCTTCCTGCCTACCTCGAAAGGACTGGCTCATCGCTTGTCTACATGGTAGATGGTCTTATTAAGCAATCGGGAAATGAGAATGGAGGCTTTTACCTCAACCAGCATGACGAACTTATTGAGAAGCTAAAAGCTCTTGATGGGGCTGGTCAAAAGTGTATTCTAATAGGTGTTTCATTTGCTCTACTTGAATTGGCCGAGAAATATAATCTTAATCTTCAGAATACCATTGTTATGGAAACTGGAGGTATGAAAGGACGGAGAAAAGAGATTATACGCTCCGAGCTGCACGAGATTCTTACCAAAGCATTTGGCTTAAAAAGCATCCACTCAGAATATGGCATGACAGAGCTTCTCTCCCAAGCCTACTCAAAGGGAGATGGGATTTTCCAATGCCCACCATGGATGCGAATTTTAATACGAGAAACCAACGACCCGCTTTCTATTGCCCCAATAGGGGCATCGGGTGGAATCAACATTATTGATTTGGCAAACGTGTACTCCTGCTCATTTATCCAAACACAAGACCTTGGACGTTTACATCCTGATGGCTCATTTGAGGTTCTTGGCAGAATGGATACTGCACCAATAAGAGGATGCAACCTGTTGATTTACGAATAG
- a CDS encoding phosphoglycerate kinase: MINIDNYNFKGKKAIVRVDFNVPLNKETYEVTDDTRIRGALPTIKKILADGGSAILMSHLGRPNGKPQDKFSLKHVIPAIEKNLGLSVKFAPDCVGDEAKKLAQDLKPGEVLLLENLRFYEEEEGKPYSLPEDATDEMKKAAKAKVKESQKEFVKKLASLADCYVNDAFGTAHRAHASTALIAEHFPGNSMFGYLIENELKAMDKVLKAPEKPFTAIMGGAKVSDKILIIENLLERVDNLIIGGGMTYTFIKAQGGQIGNSICEDDKLELARELLEKAKAKGVNVYLPVDSINADAFDANANTNSSKIDQTPAGWMGLDIGPETVKIFKEVILNSKTILWNGPMGVFEMEKFAQGTSEIAKAIAEATQKGAFSLVGGGDSVAAVNKNKLADKISYVSTGGGAMLEYMEGKELPGIKAIRG, encoded by the coding sequence ATGATTAACATTGATAACTACAACTTTAAAGGTAAGAAGGCGATTGTTCGGGTTGATTTTAATGTACCACTTAATAAAGAAACCTATGAGGTAACTGATGATACTCGTATTCGTGGTGCATTACCTACCATTAAAAAGATTTTAGCCGATGGTGGATCCGCAATTTTAATGTCGCATTTAGGAAGACCAAATGGTAAGCCACAAGATAAGTTCTCGCTTAAACATGTGATTCCTGCTATTGAAAAAAACTTGGGTTTGAGTGTAAAATTTGCTCCCGATTGTGTAGGTGATGAGGCAAAAAAGCTTGCCCAAGATCTAAAACCTGGGGAGGTGTTACTTTTAGAGAACCTGCGCTTTTATGAGGAGGAGGAAGGAAAACCATACAGTCTTCCAGAGGACGCAACCGACGAAATGAAGAAAGCAGCTAAGGCCAAGGTAAAAGAGAGCCAGAAAGAGTTTGTTAAGAAATTGGCTAGCTTAGCAGATTGCTACGTAAACGATGCTTTTGGAACTGCCCATCGTGCGCATGCTTCTACTGCTCTGATTGCTGAGCATTTCCCAGGCAATAGTATGTTTGGCTACCTGATAGAAAATGAGCTAAAAGCTATGGACAAGGTGCTAAAGGCACCAGAAAAGCCTTTTACCGCTATTATGGGTGGTGCCAAGGTTTCTGATAAAATCCTTATCATTGAAAACCTACTTGAGCGTGTCGATAATCTCATTATTGGTGGTGGAATGACTTATACTTTCATAAAGGCTCAAGGTGGTCAAATAGGTAACTCAATTTGCGAGGACGATAAGCTAGAGTTAGCCCGTGAACTCCTTGAAAAGGCAAAGGCAAAAGGTGTGAATGTATATCTTCCTGTTGACTCAATTAACGCCGATGCTTTTGATGCAAATGCCAACACAAATTCTAGCAAGATTGACCAAACACCAGCAGGCTGGATGGGACTTGATATTGGACCAGAAACCGTGAAAATCTTCAAAGAGGTTATCCTTAACTCCAAAACAATCCTCTGGAATGGTCCTATGGGTGTTTTTGAAATGGAAAAATTTGCTCAGGGCACTTCCGAAATTGCTAAAGCAATTGCTGAGGCAACTCAAAAAGGTGCTTTTAGTCTTGTTGGTGGTGGCGATTCCGTTGCTGCTGTTAATAAAAACAAGCTTGCCGATAAGATTTCTTACGTTTCAACTGGTGGTGGTGCCATGTTGGAATACATGGAAGGTAAAGAGCTACCTGGTATTAAAGCTATACGTGGTTAA
- a CDS encoding M20 metallopeptidase family protein codes for MRTNSQLINKMIEFRRHIHRFPELSFHEVRTAQYIKSIFKSEGIKVLDFGTHESFISIVEGAQDGKTFGLRAELDALPIREETGLEFSSTNENVMHACGHDMHMAIAMGVTLTLFSQRENLKGRFIAIFQSGEELLPGGAQAITQTNLFNELKPDAMFGIHMLPELEAGKIGLCAGRYMASGDEIYITVKGKGGHAALPHLLVDPVVCSSEIILNLQTIVSRKSPALIPTVLSFGKILANGATNIIPDEVHIEGTFRTMDEEWRGKAHQLIHQTAGNVAKAHGAICEVDIRKGYPSVYNNPELTHQVETIAARVIGSNNVVKLEPRMTTDDFAYFSNMVPSVYFRVGAGYSKKENPQLHQNTFNPSEEAIEIGWDILVNIFTEMMR; via the coding sequence ATGAGAACTAATAGCCAGCTTATAAATAAAATGATAGAATTTAGGAGACACATACATAGGTTTCCAGAGCTATCGTTTCATGAAGTGAGGACTGCACAGTATATTAAATCTATTTTTAAGAGTGAGGGTATAAAGGTATTAGACTTTGGAACACATGAAAGTTTTATTTCAATTGTTGAAGGAGCACAGGATGGTAAAACCTTTGGCTTAAGAGCCGAGCTAGACGCCCTGCCTATTCGAGAAGAGACTGGTTTAGAATTTTCATCTACAAATGAAAATGTGATGCATGCCTGTGGGCATGATATGCATATGGCTATTGCTATGGGAGTTACGTTAACTCTTTTTAGCCAGAGAGAAAATCTTAAAGGGCGTTTCATCGCAATTTTTCAGTCGGGTGAGGAGTTGCTTCCAGGAGGAGCCCAGGCAATAACTCAAACAAACCTATTTAATGAACTTAAGCCCGATGCCATGTTTGGAATTCATATGCTTCCTGAGCTCGAGGCTGGAAAGATTGGTTTGTGTGCTGGTAGGTATATGGCATCTGGCGATGAGATTTATATCACCGTAAAAGGGAAAGGTGGACATGCTGCATTGCCCCACCTCCTTGTCGATCCTGTTGTTTGTTCTTCGGAAATCATTCTAAATTTACAAACTATTGTAAGCCGCAAATCCCCAGCTTTAATCCCTACTGTTCTCTCTTTTGGGAAAATCTTGGCAAATGGCGCAACGAACATTATTCCCGATGAGGTTCATATTGAGGGTACTTTCCGAACTATGGACGAAGAGTGGCGCGGCAAAGCACATCAGCTTATCCACCAAACTGCTGGTAATGTTGCTAAAGCTCATGGAGCCATTTGCGAGGTTGATATACGCAAGGGGTATCCATCAGTTTACAACAATCCTGAGCTTACGCACCAGGTAGAAACTATTGCTGCAAGGGTGATTGGTTCAAACAATGTTGTGAAGCTAGAACCAAGAATGACCACCGACGACTTTGCCTATTTTAGCAACATGGTGCCATCGGTCTATTTTAGAGTGGGTGCTGGATATAGTAAAAAAGAAAATCCTCAGCTACATCAGAATACCTTTAATCCTTCGGAAGAAGCTATTGAAATTGGGTGGGATATTTTGGTAAATATTTTTACGGAGATGATGAGGTAG
- the holB gene encoding DNA polymerase III subunit delta', whose product MIFKDIIGQKEVKERLLLQVKENRVPHAMLLSGSPGSGKLALAIAYAQYLMCTNKQESDSCGECPSCKKISKLIHPDLHFIYPGKAGKEKSGSSDGSEVNPDIISIWRNKVLENPYFSENDWYEAIDLNNKQGIINVASASEVIRKLSLKSYESDIKVMIIWLAERMNVQAANKLLKLIEEPPAGTYFILITEHPNQILKTILSRTQQIHVPPITRSDIAVYLTDKYGIEPGKANDVSRASNGNFNEALKLLNQNSGEYFELYRNMMRLCYANRYIEMLDWVDEVSRLGREEQKDFLQYSLKLTRESLMLNLGLDKITYLIGEEEEFGKKFSPFLSTKNVNQVTKTLNHAFECISQNGNPQITFSSMVLKLSKFINPTK is encoded by the coding sequence ATGATTTTCAAAGATATAATTGGTCAAAAAGAGGTAAAAGAACGTTTGCTACTTCAAGTTAAGGAGAATAGAGTTCCTCACGCCATGCTTCTATCTGGCTCACCTGGTAGTGGTAAGTTAGCTTTAGCCATTGCATATGCTCAATACTTAATGTGCACCAATAAGCAGGAAAGCGACTCTTGCGGTGAGTGCCCTTCGTGTAAAAAGATCTCTAAGCTAATTCACCCCGATTTGCACTTTATTTATCCTGGTAAAGCTGGAAAAGAAAAATCGGGTTCTTCCGATGGATCAGAGGTTAATCCAGATATAATTAGTATTTGGCGGAATAAAGTATTAGAGAACCCTTACTTTAGCGAGAACGACTGGTATGAAGCCATTGACCTGAATAATAAACAAGGAATCATTAATGTAGCGTCAGCCTCCGAGGTTATTAGGAAACTTAGCCTGAAAAGCTATGAGAGTGATATTAAGGTGATGATAATTTGGCTGGCCGAACGAATGAATGTACAGGCAGCAAACAAGCTCCTAAAACTTATTGAGGAACCACCTGCAGGAACCTACTTCATCTTAATAACTGAGCATCCTAACCAAATTCTTAAAACAATACTTTCAAGAACTCAACAAATACATGTTCCTCCAATTACTAGAAGCGATATCGCAGTATATTTGACCGATAAGTATGGCATTGAACCTGGGAAAGCCAATGATGTATCCAGAGCATCGAATGGAAATTTCAACGAGGCTCTAAAGTTATTGAATCAAAACTCAGGTGAATACTTTGAACTCTACCGAAATATGATGCGCCTATGCTATGCAAATCGATATATTGAAATGCTTGACTGGGTAGATGAAGTTTCAAGACTTGGAAGAGAAGAGCAGAAGGACTTTTTGCAATACTCGCTTAAGTTAACACGAGAAAGTTTGATGCTAAATCTTGGTCTCGATAAAATTACATACTTGATTGGCGAAGAAGAGGAGTTTGGGAAAAAATTCTCCCCTTTCCTTTCAACTAAAAATGTTAATCAGGTTACCAAAACATTAAACCATGCCTTTGAGTGCATTTCTCAGAATGGTAATCCTCAAATTACATTCTCAAGTATGGTACTTAAACTCAGCAAGTTTATAAACCCAACAAAATAA
- a CDS encoding sulfite exporter TauE/SafE family protein, with amino-acid sequence MTISQLILLLAVGLMAGFVGGALGLGGGIIIVPALIYILHFSQHEAQGTSLMVLLFPVGIFAVINYYKAGYIDWKLSLILMLGVVIGSYFGSKVSINIPDDILKKIFGIFIILVGLKMILGK; translated from the coding sequence ATGACCATTTCACAGCTTATACTTTTACTCGCAGTTGGACTGATGGCTGGTTTTGTTGGAGGCGCACTTGGACTTGGGGGGGGGATCATTATTGTGCCCGCACTTATCTATATTCTTCACTTTTCACAACACGAGGCTCAGGGTACTAGTCTTATGGTATTGCTCTTTCCTGTTGGAATATTTGCAGTTATAAACTACTATAAGGCTGGCTATATCGACTGGAAGCTTTCTCTCATCCTAATGCTGGGAGTTGTTATTGGCAGCTACTTTGGCTCTAAGGTTTCAATTAATATTCCCGATGATATTCTAAAAAAGATTTTTGGCATCTTTATAATTTTAGTTGGACTTAAAATGATTCTTGGAAAATGA